The proteins below come from a single Mucilaginibacter mali genomic window:
- a CDS encoding 4Fe-4S binding protein yields MKSKKVISTAIKGLGLTLVHFFAPNKKRQVQTVAADNYFKKLEEGTNTIQYPTQKLPVPEVGRYQLDVEMDDCIVCDLCAKICPVDCITIEQIKATELIGTTSDGSPKRIYAAKFDIDMAKCMYCGLCTIVCPTECIVMTNQYDKTVFELSDLVYQFSDMSPEDAAEKRALLEKQQAEKAAAKAAALNKGGQA; encoded by the coding sequence ATGAAATCTAAAAAAGTAATATCTACAGCAATAAAAGGGTTAGGATTAACCCTTGTGCACTTCTTCGCGCCTAATAAAAAGCGCCAGGTGCAAACCGTTGCTGCCGATAATTACTTTAAAAAACTGGAAGAGGGCACCAATACCATCCAGTATCCAACGCAAAAATTACCCGTACCCGAGGTGGGCCGTTATCAGCTGGATGTAGAAATGGACGATTGCATTGTATGCGATCTGTGCGCTAAGATCTGCCCGGTTGATTGCATTACCATTGAACAAATAAAAGCTACCGAACTGATCGGTACCACATCTGATGGTAGCCCTAAGCGTATCTACGCCGCTAAGTTTGATATTGATATGGCCAAGTGTATGTATTGCGGCCTGTGCACCATAGTTTGCCCTACCGAGTGTATTGTAATGACCAATCAGTACGATAAAACGGTATTTGAATTGAGCGACCTGGTCTATCAATTCTCTGACATGTCGCCCGAGGATGCTGCCGAAAAGCGTGCCCTGCTTGAAAAGCAACAGGCCGAAAAGGCCGCCGCCAAGGCAGCCGCGTTAAATAAAGGAGGGCAGGCATGA
- the nuoL gene encoding NADH-quinone oxidoreductase subunit L — protein sequence MESTLAQPDPQLICCTLVAVLAPLAAFLINALLLQRGSRVAGWVSTLAILISCVCAVTVFARVWNAGSYYHAQYQWFTIGETKVVAGILLNNLSALLLLLVTVIALPVHIYGTAYMKGDPNFGRYFTYLSFFCFSMLALVVADNMVLLYAFWELVGFSSYLLIGFWNTRDKAVQANKKAFIMNRIGDIGLLAGIMILYAHFHTFDIDVLFGSNGLVVKDTYWMNQDTAMSPFWQWIACGGIILAVAAKSAQFPLHTWLPDAMEGPTSVSALIHAATMVAAGVFLLGRVYPFFNGAQLDLLAIIGCFTAFMAATIALTQNDLKRILAYSTISQLGFMVMAMGVGAYASSLFHLVTHAFFKCLLFLSAGIIIHEMQHLKEEHNLDIDPQNILYMGGLRKKLPFTFVVCSIAALALIGAPLTTGYLSKDGILIQAFEWAGGKSWIYSIVPVMALVSGVMTAFYVGRIIFRVFFGHFEQERVNPAIKTHFTDGGWAYKLPLGFLAICCLFPVFSINPFFYENAWVLKGLAVVDQLSRINPYHTIIPVGVTLASVFVVYWAYSIYVSQKRAALPQHTFLFKLSYNQWYIDRFYNAIIVKAVMSLGSALFWIDKNVIDGFIHLIERATRSLGSLAKWLDKYIVDGFLHSVAALVVAIANFVRGFQNGRVQYYLFSMLAVILALFIYKILI from the coding sequence TTGGAAAGTACTTTAGCACAACCGGATCCCCAACTCATCTGCTGCACATTGGTGGCGGTATTGGCTCCGCTTGCAGCTTTTTTAATAAACGCGCTGCTGCTACAGAGGGGCAGCCGTGTAGCCGGATGGGTATCTACCCTGGCTATATTGATAAGCTGCGTGTGCGCGGTAACCGTATTTGCCCGGGTATGGAATGCCGGTAGTTACTACCATGCGCAATATCAGTGGTTTACCATCGGCGAAACTAAGGTAGTAGCAGGTATCTTGCTTAATAATCTTTCTGCTTTGCTGTTGCTGTTAGTTACCGTGATAGCCTTGCCGGTACATATTTACGGCACAGCCTATATGAAGGGAGATCCTAATTTTGGCCGTTACTTTACCTATCTCAGCTTCTTTTGTTTCAGCATGCTGGCCTTAGTAGTGGCCGATAACATGGTGCTGCTCTATGCTTTTTGGGAACTGGTGGGTTTTTCATCGTACCTGCTTATTGGTTTCTGGAATACCCGCGACAAGGCCGTGCAAGCCAACAAGAAGGCGTTTATTATGAACAGGATAGGCGATATCGGTCTGCTGGCGGGTATCATGATCCTTTATGCGCATTTCCACACCTTCGATATCGATGTGCTGTTTGGCAGTAACGGCCTGGTAGTAAAAGATACCTACTGGATGAACCAGGACACCGCCATGTCGCCGTTTTGGCAATGGATAGCTTGCGGTGGCATTATTTTAGCTGTGGCGGCTAAGTCTGCACAATTCCCGCTACATACCTGGCTGCCCGACGCGATGGAGGGGCCAACCTCCGTTTCGGCGTTGATACATGCTGCTACCATGGTGGCAGCGGGTGTATTTTTATTGGGGCGGGTTTACCCGTTCTTCAATGGCGCTCAGTTAGATCTGCTGGCTATTATCGGCTGCTTTACCGCTTTTATGGCGGCTACCATCGCCCTAACTCAAAACGATCTGAAGCGGATACTGGCTTATTCAACCATATCGCAACTGGGTTTTATGGTAATGGCTATGGGAGTTGGGGCTTATGCCTCATCGTTGTTCCATTTGGTTACGCACGCGTTTTTTAAGTGTTTACTGTTCCTGTCGGCGGGTATCATCATTCATGAGATGCAACACCTGAAGGAGGAGCATAACCTGGATATCGACCCGCAGAATATCCTGTATATGGGTGGCCTGCGCAAAAAGTTGCCGTTTACTTTTGTGGTATGCAGCATTGCCGCGCTGGCGCTTATTGGCGCGCCCTTAACAACCGGTTACCTTTCAAAAGATGGTATCCTGATACAAGCCTTTGAATGGGCCGGCGGCAAAAGCTGGATATACAGCATTGTACCCGTGATGGCATTGGTGAGCGGTGTAATGACCGCCTTTTACGTTGGCCGGATCATCTTCAGGGTATTCTTCGGGCACTTTGAGCAGGAGCGGGTTAACCCGGCTATCAAAACACATTTTACCGATGGCGGTTGGGCTTACAAGCTGCCTTTGGGCTTTTTGGCTATCTGCTGCTTATTCCCGGTATTTTCCATCAACCCTTTCTTTTATGAAAATGCATGGGTGCTGAAAGGCCTTGCCGTGGTTGATCAGTTATCGCGGATCAATCCGTACCATACCATTATCCCGGTAGGGGTAACCCTGGCCAGCGTGTTTGTGGTGTATTGGGCTTATAGCATTTATGTATCGCAAAAAAGGGCCGCGTTGCCCCAGCATACATTCCTGTTCAAGCTATCGTACAACCAATGGTATATCGATAGGTTTTACAATGCCATAATTGTTAAAGCGGTGATGAGCCTTGGAAGCGCCTTGTTTTGGATAGATAAAAACGTTATCGACGGCTTTATCCATTTGATTGAGCGGGCAACACGATCGCTCGGTTCGCTGGCTAAATGGCTGGATAAGTACATTGTCGACGGATTTTTGCATAGTGTTGCCGCTTTGGTGGTGGCGATAGCTAATTTTGTCCGTGGCTTTCAAAACGGACGGGTGCAGTATTACCTGTTTAGTATGCTGGCCGTAATACTGGCCCTGTTTATTTATAAAATTCTGATCTGA
- a CDS encoding complex I subunit 4 family protein — MNILTLLIFVPVLFALVIWVMPSAWRGSFKYITLGATLVQLCLAVWIYCNFKTGAGFGGINTEGGYQFVQKLPWINLSLGDTKLQIDYFIGIDGVSVALLLMSSLVMVVAALASWEIKSNLKGFFVLFLMLDMAVIGVFCALDFFLFYLFYELMLLPLYFLIGMWGGVRREYAAIKFFLYTLFGSVFMLLVMIGLYLSVKDPVTGNHTFNMVTMMNPANYIPGSIFDVVSQYTLFGMHARTLGFIILFIAFAIKVPVVPLHTWLPDAHVEAPTPVSIILAGVLLKIGGYGIIRICTGIFPDVAISSAYWLGLLGIISVIYGALNALAQRDLKRLIAYSSVSHMGFVLLGIASLTPEGIAGAMMQMVSHGFLSSMLFFLVGVVYNRVHDRDIYNFRGLSTLMPRYTVYVMIAFFASLGLPGFSAFVAEAFSLAGAFKSHSFNGLLPQWMAVCGAIGILLSAAYFLWTLQRMFFGKELLKGGDIWKLALTDLNLRETITLLPLALLALCLGIMPSLVFDKINDSVLALVHVTTNFMAK; from the coding sequence ATGAATATATTAACGCTGCTGATATTTGTCCCCGTGCTTTTCGCCCTTGTTATTTGGGTGATGCCATCGGCTTGGCGGGGGAGTTTTAAATATATAACACTTGGCGCTACGCTGGTACAACTGTGCCTTGCGGTTTGGATCTACTGTAATTTTAAAACGGGCGCCGGCTTTGGTGGCATCAACACCGAGGGTGGGTACCAGTTTGTGCAGAAATTGCCCTGGATTAACCTAAGCCTTGGCGATACCAAACTGCAGATAGATTATTTTATTGGGATAGATGGGGTATCGGTAGCCTTGCTGCTCATGTCATCGCTGGTGATGGTGGTAGCGGCGCTGGCCTCGTGGGAAATCAAAAGTAACCTAAAGGGGTTCTTTGTTTTGTTCCTGATGCTGGATATGGCCGTTATCGGCGTATTCTGCGCGCTGGATTTCTTCCTGTTTTACCTGTTCTACGAGTTGATGCTATTGCCGCTATACTTCCTCATTGGTATGTGGGGCGGTGTACGGCGCGAATACGCAGCCATTAAGTTCTTCCTGTATACGTTGTTCGGTTCGGTGTTTATGTTGCTGGTGATGATCGGTTTGTACCTGTCGGTAAAAGATCCGGTAACGGGGAATCACACCTTTAACATGGTTACTATGATGAACCCGGCTAACTATATCCCAGGTTCCATTTTCGATGTAGTTAGCCAGTATACCCTGTTCGGGATGCATGCCCGTACGCTGGGCTTTATCATATTATTTATTGCTTTTGCCATTAAGGTGCCGGTAGTGCCATTGCACACCTGGCTGCCCGACGCGCACGTGGAGGCGCCAACGCCAGTATCAATTATCCTGGCCGGCGTGTTACTAAAAATAGGCGGTTACGGTATCATCCGTATCTGTACCGGCATCTTTCCGGATGTGGCCATATCATCAGCCTACTGGCTGGGTTTGTTAGGCATTATCTCCGTCATCTACGGCGCGCTGAACGCGCTGGCCCAACGCGATCTGAAGCGGTTGATCGCCTACTCGTCAGTATCACACATGGGTTTTGTGCTGTTGGGCATCGCGTCGTTAACACCCGAAGGTATTGCCGGGGCCATGATGCAAATGGTGAGCCACGGCTTTTTATCATCTATGCTGTTCTTTTTGGTAGGGGTGGTTTACAACCGGGTGCATGACAGGGATATATACAATTTCAGGGGTTTAAGCACATTGATGCCACGTTATACGGTTTATGTGATGATCGCCTTTTTCGCATCGCTGGGTTTGCCAGGCTTTTCGGCCTTCGTGGCCGAGGCTTTCTCGCTGGCGGGCGCTTTCAAGTCGCATAGTTTTAACGGACTGCTGCCACAATGGATGGCTGTTTGCGGTGCGATAGGTATTTTGCTAAGTGCCGCTTACTTTTTATGGACGCTGCAACGCATGTTCTTTGGTAAGGAATTGCTGAAAGGCGGCGATATCTGGAAACTGGCCTTAACCGACCTGAACCTGCGCGAAACCATTACCCTGCTGCCGTTGGCTTTGCTGGCCCTGTGCCTGGGTATTATGCCATCACTGGTGTTTGATAAGATAAATGATTCGGTACTGGCGCTGGTGCATGTTACCACCAATTTTATGGCCAAATAA
- a CDS encoding NADH-quinone oxidoreductase subunit J family protein — MNLTTALFYVMALITIGSGLYVAFSKSLVRSVFMFFITLFGLAGLYVYALADFVAITQIVIYVGGILVLILFAFMLSGRETLDRLKQQASFINLKNWPSALLAVLFFVVMLCVIVKAVPDKLEWLANSSANNNVILPTDTTTGNIGINLMTRYLLPFEAVSVLLMMVLAGAAHLSRKEGGE; from the coding sequence ATGAACCTGACGACCGCTTTGTTTTATGTAATGGCGCTGATCACCATTGGCTCGGGCCTGTATGTGGCTTTTAGTAAAAGTTTGGTACGTTCGGTATTCATGTTCTTTATTACGTTGTTCGGGTTGGCGGGCTTATACGTTTATGCCCTGGCCGATTTTGTGGCCATTACGCAAATTGTGATATACGTAGGTGGTATTTTGGTGCTGATCTTATTCGCCTTTATGCTGTCGGGCCGCGAAACGCTGGACAGGTTGAAGCAGCAAGCGAGCTTTATCAACCTGAAGAACTGGCCTTCGGCTTTATTAGCGGTATTGTTTTTTGTGGTGATGTTGTGTGTGATAGTTAAAGCCGTACCCGATAAACTGGAATGGCTGGCCAACTCATCGGCAAATAATAACGTGATATTGCCAACCGATACCACCACAGGCAACATCGGCATTAATTTAATGACCCGCTACCTGTTGCCTTTTGAAGCGGTATCGGTGCTGTTAATGATGGTACTGGCCGGTGCGGCACACCTGTCGCGGAAGGAGGGGGGAGAATGA
- a CDS encoding TlpA family protein disulfide reductase: MIYFQKIEKAIASNNYYVLLLAIIVFSVSGVITAILGHKFNIAFCIPVYCLLVWYILFLRKTKKMRLTAVLIISIPVLITLLPIHILSFKATLISLPSLFAYFVGMGFGFLLFNARAQYRVALVGLILLLTVYTSTLGFDLWLNKHNFGTWSSHVNEIVPVNVKFKDNAGIEYRIADHQNQILVLDFWNTACGVCFRKFPILAEKIKAYSSRDKVQFYTVNSPLSRDTIGEASATLKEFKYNFNQLGVSNIKAAKSMGVMFYPTVLIIYKGRIIYRGEIENIDPVLEKLL; this comes from the coding sequence ATGATTTATTTTCAAAAAATAGAAAAAGCGATAGCAAGCAATAACTACTATGTGTTATTGCTTGCTATTATTGTTTTTTCTGTATCGGGAGTTATCACTGCAATTTTAGGCCATAAGTTTAATATAGCCTTCTGTATACCTGTTTATTGCTTATTAGTATGGTATATACTCTTTTTAAGAAAAACAAAAAAAATGCGCTTAACGGCTGTATTAATTATATCAATTCCCGTATTAATTACTTTGCTGCCGATACATATATTGAGTTTTAAAGCAACTTTAATTAGTCTGCCAAGCCTGTTCGCGTATTTCGTAGGCATGGGTTTTGGGTTTTTATTATTTAATGCAAGGGCGCAATACCGAGTGGCGTTGGTAGGATTAATACTACTGTTAACTGTGTATACATCAACCCTTGGTTTTGACCTGTGGCTTAACAAGCATAACTTCGGCACTTGGTCTTCGCATGTTAACGAAATTGTGCCTGTTAATGTAAAGTTTAAAGACAATGCCGGAATAGAGTATCGTATTGCCGACCATCAAAACCAAATATTGGTACTTGATTTTTGGAATACTGCCTGTGGTGTGTGTTTCAGAAAGTTCCCTATCCTTGCCGAAAAGATCAAGGCATATTCATCCCGGGATAAAGTGCAATTTTACACAGTTAACTCCCCGCTTTCAAGAGATACTATTGGTGAAGCCTCTGCCACGCTTAAAGAATTTAAATACAATTTTAATCAGCTTGGCGTGTCTAATATTAAAGCGGCAAAAAGTATGGGTGTTATGTTTTATCCTACTGTATTGATTATCTACAAGGGCCGTATCATTTACCGTGGCGAGATTGAAAATATCGACCCGGTGTTAGAAAAACTTTTGTGA
- the nuoK gene encoding NADH-quinone oxidoreductase subunit NuoK has protein sequence MIPLYHFLIISAVLFCIGLFMVISKSNAIQVLIGIELILNAAILNLVAFGKYDKLNNNGQVFALFAIVLAAATTAVALAIILNVYRKYKTIEPDKIDQLKD, from the coding sequence ATGATACCTTTATACCACTTCCTGATCATTAGCGCGGTGCTGTTTTGTATTGGCTTGTTTATGGTCATCAGTAAAAGTAACGCCATACAGGTATTGATCGGCATTGAACTAATATTAAACGCCGCGATACTAAACCTGGTAGCCTTTGGTAAATACGATAAGCTGAATAACAACGGGCAGGTATTTGCCCTGTTTGCTATTGTATTGGCGGCGGCAACAACAGCGGTGGCGCTGGCTATCATCCTGAATGTGTACCGTAAGTACAAAACCATCGAACCAGATAAAATAGACCAATTAAAAGACTGA
- a CDS encoding complex I subunit 1/NuoH family protein codes for MISYLIYFGIALGLFVFAALFTLFGVYAERKVSALIQDRLGPTEVGKYGSLQTLADFLKMLQKELIIPAAADKWLFMAAPAIIFVAVYLGFAALPWGPGLAPSHLNLGLYYLLAIISIETLGILMAGWGSNNKYSILGAMRSAAQIISYEIPAGFALISAVMIAQTLDLQTISYQQGILASAHTKFWGFWDVSATGGILSWNIFQAPHLIIAFIIYFIAGLAESNRAPFDIPEAESELVAGFHTEFTGLRFAFVFLAEYSMMFLVCMVAVVVFLGAWNTPLPNIGPVKLANWTTGAVWGIFWISVKTLLLIAVQMWIRWTLPRFRVDQLMNLCWKVLTPLAFACMVISGIWRVWLM; via the coding sequence TTGATCAGCTATCTCATATACTTTGGTATCGCGCTTGGCCTGTTTGTTTTCGCGGCCCTGTTCACCCTTTTCGGGGTATATGCCGAGCGGAAAGTATCGGCGCTGATACAGGACAGGTTAGGCCCCACCGAAGTAGGTAAATACGGCAGCCTGCAAACCCTGGCCGATTTCCTGAAGATGCTGCAAAAAGAACTGATTATCCCCGCAGCGGCCGATAAATGGCTGTTTATGGCTGCGCCCGCTATTATTTTTGTAGCCGTTTACCTTGGCTTCGCGGCTTTGCCATGGGGGCCGGGACTGGCGCCATCGCACCTTAATTTAGGCTTGTATTACCTGTTGGCCATCATCTCGATAGAGACATTGGGCATCCTGATGGCGGGCTGGGGATCTAACAATAAATATTCTATACTGGGCGCCATGCGTTCGGCGGCACAAATCATATCTTATGAGATACCGGCCGGCTTCGCGCTGATATCGGCAGTGATGATAGCGCAGACACTTGACCTTCAAACCATATCGTACCAACAGGGGATCTTAGCATCAGCGCATACAAAATTTTGGGGCTTTTGGGATGTATCGGCAACCGGCGGCATTTTAAGCTGGAATATCTTCCAAGCGCCGCACCTCATTATCGCCTTTATCATTTACTTTATTGCCGGACTGGCCGAAAGTAACCGTGCACCGTTTGATATCCCCGAGGCTGAATCTGAATTGGTGGCCGGTTTCCACACCGAGTTTACCGGTTTGCGCTTTGCTTTTGTATTTTTGGCCGAATACAGCATGATGTTTTTGGTATGCATGGTGGCCGTAGTGGTATTTTTAGGCGCCTGGAATACGCCGTTGCCCAACATCGGCCCGGTAAAACTAGCCAACTGGACAACCGGAGCGGTATGGGGTATATTTTGGATCAGCGTAAAAACACTATTATTAATAGCCGTACAAATGTGGATCAGGTGGACGCTGCCCCGCTTTAGGGTAGACCAGTTGATGAATCTGTGCTGGAAGGTATTAACCCCGCTGGCTTTTGCCTGCATGGTGATATCGGGAATATGGCGGGTGTGGTTAATGTGA
- a CDS encoding NADH-quinone oxidoreductase subunit N, with product MQNLLPYISSQLDGALSSLHFFMPEVYLSALFLLVLITGLVYTRNAAAICRIIAVVGMVFVIAQDVIQYYMPAAEVRPLFSGMLLLHRTTVLFKLITDVVSILLLMYFAWDKQLRAHKKGLSDLYAIAIASILGLHLMLMSVNLLSIYLSVEFVSLASYLMVAYKSEQGFSAGAGLKYVLFGAASSAVMLYGISLLYAFTGCTDIFAPEFVLGLAKVNGLSVAFAIVLFFAGLGFKLSFVPMHFWVPDVYQGAATPVTAWLSTLPKIAAFGMLLHLIAPFMAPGSLPVFDFRLFLSVIGLITMIAGNFAAVMQKNVKRILAYSSIGHTGFALMAIAAFNAEGIKALVFYLAVYAVANIAALMLASYFNNITAAEKVDDYKGLGFKLPAASVCFVMVLISLTGLPVTAGFIGKVLVFQSVYTAYQQSHNTLLMLLMATGALTTVVALFYYIKVPLYLFLRKSDDNHEYIVTSQSLLIASAIITFLLVFIGIFPDYIARYF from the coding sequence ATGCAAAACCTGTTGCCCTACATATCATCGCAGTTAGATGGCGCGCTAAGCAGCCTGCACTTCTTTATGCCCGAAGTTTATTTGAGCGCATTGTTTTTGCTGGTGTTGATAACCGGGCTGGTTTATACCCGCAACGCGGCTGCAATTTGCCGGATCATAGCCGTAGTGGGGATGGTATTTGTGATAGCGCAGGATGTGATCCAGTATTATATGCCCGCTGCCGAAGTGCGGCCGCTGTTTAGCGGGATGTTGCTGCTGCACCGCACAACGGTATTGTTTAAACTGATTACCGATGTGGTAAGCATATTATTACTCATGTATTTTGCCTGGGATAAGCAACTGCGGGCACACAAAAAGGGTTTATCCGATCTGTATGCCATTGCCATTGCTTCTATTTTGGGTTTGCATTTAATGCTGATGTCGGTCAATCTGCTGTCGATATACCTGTCGGTAGAGTTTGTGTCGCTGGCATCGTACCTGATGGTGGCCTATAAATCAGAACAGGGCTTTAGCGCGGGTGCAGGCTTGAAATACGTGCTGTTCGGCGCGGCTTCGTCGGCGGTGATGCTGTATGGCATATCGCTGCTTTATGCTTTTACCGGGTGTACGGATATTTTCGCGCCTGAGTTTGTGTTAGGACTGGCCAAAGTAAACGGGTTAAGTGTTGCCTTTGCAATTGTATTGTTTTTTGCGGGTTTGGGCTTCAAACTCTCGTTCGTGCCTATGCACTTTTGGGTGCCCGATGTTTACCAGGGGGCAGCCACACCGGTTACAGCCTGGTTATCAACCCTGCCTAAAATAGCCGCCTTTGGCATGCTGCTGCATTTAATAGCACCGTTTATGGCGCCCGGTAGTTTGCCGGTGTTCGATTTCCGGTTGTTTTTATCCGTAATCGGGCTCATTACCATGATAGCGGGCAACTTTGCTGCCGTGATGCAGAAAAACGTTAAGCGTATACTGGCCTATTCAAGCATAGGGCATACCGGCTTTGCCCTGATGGCTATCGCGGCCTTTAACGCGGAAGGGATCAAAGCGCTGGTATTTTACCTGGCGGTTTACGCTGTAGCCAATATCGCCGCGCTAATGCTGGCATCGTACTTTAATAATATTACCGCTGCCGAAAAGGTAGACGATTATAAAGGTTTGGGCTTTAAACTACCTGCCGCCTCGGTTTGCTTTGTAATGGTATTGATATCGCTCACCGGGCTGCCGGTAACCGCGGGTTTTATAGGTAAGGTATTGGTGTTCCAGTCGGTTTATACAGCTTACCAGCAAAGCCATAATACTTTGCTGATGTTGTTAATGGCAACAGGAGCTTTAACTACAGTTGTAGCCCTGTTTTACTATATCAAAGTGCCGCTGTATCTGTTCCTGCGCAAGTCCGACGATAACCACGAATACATTGTTACCAGCCAAAGCCTGTTAATAGCGTCGGCAATTATTACTTTTTTACTGGTTTTTATCGGCATCTTCCCCGATTATATTGCAAGATATTTCTAA
- a CDS encoding bacteriocin fulvocin C-related protein, translated as MKKVIFGVFTLCLYLCINSCKSNIRDTPSPISATSKEVNSEETNRKIQTILGMVSEQEQRLAVRTLTPAEKSALWKQHLNDFIQNGGFSIAQKNLLTELQTWIKPEFFTTEKHVKTAFESEWTMRAMAMFTYDEVVQTTVSLLPPNFNKKTSLQINTEFEGKKDCTCSDESDWCAIGKKCSKAIDCFSSQLGCGFFGAYDCVGLCALSSPE; from the coding sequence ATGAAAAAAGTCATTTTTGGCGTATTCACGCTATGCTTGTATCTCTGTATTAATAGTTGTAAATCGAATATTAGAGATACTCCATCACCTATTTCTGCAACATCAAAGGAAGTTAATTCTGAGGAAACAAATCGCAAAATACAAACTATTCTTGGTATGGTTTCTGAACAAGAACAAAGATTAGCAGTTAGAACGTTGACACCAGCAGAAAAATCTGCTCTTTGGAAACAACATTTGAATGATTTTATACAGAACGGCGGATTTTCCATAGCGCAGAAAAATTTATTAACAGAGTTACAAACTTGGATTAAACCGGAATTTTTTACAACAGAAAAGCATGTCAAAACAGCATTCGAAAGCGAATGGACAATGCGTGCTATGGCAATGTTTACTTATGATGAAGTAGTCCAAACTACCGTTAGCCTTTTACCCCCTAACTTTAATAAAAAAACATCGTTGCAGATAAATACTGAGTTCGAAGGAAAAAAAGATTGCACTTGTAGCGATGAAAGTGATTGGTGTGCAATTGGAAAAAAATGTAGTAAGGCAATTGATTGTTTTAGTTCTCAATTAGGCTGTGGTTTTTTTGGGGCATACGATTGTGTTGGACTTTGCGCATTAAGTTCACCTGAATGA
- a CDS encoding DUF1573 domain-containing protein: MNKIIWIVLLLLYYSCSNNNNSKLTTINIKDTIVRLGSARLTDTLHYKFLIRNIGVNNLAIQNVSPSCGCVEFSWTKKAILPNESGYVSIAIKPKEKGEAVQTIVISTNTIKVFSTLKVFYNVY; this comes from the coding sequence ATGAATAAAATAATATGGATTGTTTTGTTACTACTATATTATAGCTGTAGTAATAACAATAATAGTAAATTGACAACTATCAATATTAAGGACACTATTGTGAGGTTAGGCTCAGCCAGATTGACTGATACGTTACATTACAAATTTTTAATACGAAATATTGGAGTAAATAATCTTGCTATACAAAACGTATCTCCCTCGTGCGGTTGCGTTGAATTTAGTTGGACGAAAAAAGCAATACTTCCTAACGAATCAGGTTATGTAAGTATAGCTATTAAGCCGAAAGAAAAAGGCGAAGCGGTTCAAACGATTGTTATATCAACAAACACAATTAAAGTATTTTCGACTTTAAAAGTATTTTATAATGTTTATTGA